In Prunus dulcis chromosome 2, ALMONDv2, whole genome shotgun sequence, a single genomic region encodes these proteins:
- the LOC117618806 gene encoding uncharacterized protein LOC117618806, giving the protein MATRSKPGNMNMKGFYRQRKSSSIGGGISKKNKSQSTTHPAAASFGSDVTQPTALMSHASLDLKDDYDEQEELLRQFDMNMAYGPCVGMTRLERWERACILGLNPPKEVESLLTGGKVCCECLWDGRI; this is encoded by the exons ATGGCAACAAGATCAAAACCAGggaatatgaatatgaaagGTTTCTACAGGCAAAGGAAAAGCAGTAGCATCGGCGGTGGTATCTCCAAGAAGAACAAATCTCAATCGACCACTCACCCAGCTGCTGCCTCTTTCGGCTCGGATGTCACCCAACCCACCGCACTTATGTCACACGCTTCTCTAGACCTCAAAG ATGATTATGATGAGCAAGAAGAGCTGTTGAGGCAATTTGATATGAACATGGCATACGGACCATGCGTTGGGATGACCAGACTTGAAAGGTGGGAGCGTGCTTGCATTCTGGGTTTGAACCCTCCTAAGGAAGTCGAGAGTCTTTTGACGGGTGGCAAAGTTTGCTGTGAGTGCTTGTGGGATGGTCGCATTTAG